The Kluyveromyces marxianus DMKU3-1042 DNA, complete genome, chromosome 6 genome window below encodes:
- a CDS encoding ATPase-binding protein, with protein sequence MLSRSTRSVLTRVSRIQPIAVRMYSSEGSIGSTRPDGSSDAFTKRERAQEDFYVKQHEKEQLQHLKESVKQQEKKIENLEEKLDNLTK encoded by the coding sequence ATGCTATCACGTTCCACCCGTTCCGTTTTGACTCGTGTCTCCAGAATCCAACCAATTGCCGTTAGAATGTACTCTTCCGAAGGCTCTATTGGTTCTACCAGACCAGACGGTTCTTCCGATGCATTCACCAAGAGAGAAAGGGCGCAAGAAGACTTCTACGTCAAGCAACATGAAAAGGAACAATTGCAACACTTGAAGGAATCCGTCAagcaacaagaaaagaagattgaaaacttggaagaaaagttgGACAACCTAACTAAATAA
- the LYS21 gene encoding homocitrate synthase LYS21, with protein MSSNQEFQAVTESASNGSTFQQNPYGPNPADYLSNVNNYQLIDSTLREGEQFANAFFDTEKKIEIAKALDDFGVDYIELTSPVASEQSRKDCEAICKLGLKAKILTHIRCHMDDARVAVETGVDGVDVVIGTSKFLRQYSHGKDMNYIAKSAVEVIEFVKSKGIEIRFSSEDSFRSDLVDLLNIYKTVDKIGVNRVGIADTVGCANPRQVYELVRTLKSVVSCDIECHFHNDTGCAIANAYTALEGGARLIDVAVLGIGERNGITPLGGLMARMIVAAPEYTKSKYKLHKIRDIENLVAEAVEVNIPFNNPITGFCAFTHKAGIHAKAILANPSTYEILDPHDFGMKRYIHFANRLTGWNAIKSRVDQLNLNLTDGQIKEVTAKIKKLGDIRPLNIDDVDSIIKDFHAEVSTPQLTAVRRDNEDVNDISIHDEPAAKKAKVE; from the coding sequence ATGAGTAGCAATCAAGAATTTCAAGCAGTAACAGAATCTGCGTCTAACGGATCAACTTTCCAACAGAACCCATATGGGCCAAATCCTGCTGATTATTTGTCTAATGTGAATAACTATCAGTTGATCGATTCTACGTTGAGAGAAGGTGAGCAATTCGCCAATGCCTTTTTCGATACcgaaaagaagattgagATTGCTAAGGCACTAGATGATTTTGGTGTCGACTATATCGAACTTACATCGCCTGTGGCTTCGGAACAATCCAGAAAGGATTGTGAGGCTATCTGCAAGCTTGGTTTGAAGGCCAAGATTCTAACTCACATTCGTTGTCACATGGACGATGCTAGAGTTGCTGTAGAGACTGGTGTTGATGGTGTCGATGTGGTTATTGGTACCTCTAAGTTCTTGAGACAATATTCTCATGGTAAGGACATGAACTACATTGCTAAATCGGCAGTTGAAGTTATAGAATTTGTCAAGTCTAAGGGTATTGAGATCAGATTCTCTTCGGAAGATTCTTTCAGATCCGACCTAGTCGATTTGCTAAACATTTACAAGACGGTGGATAAGATCGGTGTCAACAGAGTTGGTATCGCTGATACCGTTGGATGTGCGAACCCAAGACAAGTGTATGAGTTGGTCAGGACGTTGAAGAGTGTTGTGTCATGTGACATCGAGTGTCATTTCCATAACGATACTGGATGTGCTATTGCCAACGCCTACACAGCCTTGGAAGGTGGTGCAAGACTTATCGATGTTGCCGTGTTGGGTATCGGTGAGAGAAACGGTATCACGCCCTTGGGTGGTCTAATGGCCAGGATGATCGTTGCTGCACCTGAATACACCAAGTCCAAGTACAAGTTGCATAAGATTAGAGACATCGAAAATTTGGTTGCTGAGGCCGTAGAGGTAAATATTCCATTCAACAATCCAATCACAGGGTTCTGCGCCTTCACACACAAGGCTGGTATCCACGCAAAGGCCATCTTGGCAAACCCATCCACATACGAGATCTTGGACCCTCACGATTTCGGTATGAAGAGATACATCCACTTCGCTAACAGGCTTACCGGTTGGAATGCTATCAAGTCACGTGTTGATCAATTGAACTTGAACCTAACCGACGGCCAGATCAAGGAAGTTACAGcaaagatcaagaagctCGGTGACATCAGACCGCTCAATATCGACGATGTGGATTCCATCATCAAGGATTTCCACGCTGAAGTGTCCACTCCACAGCTAACTGCTGTCAGAAGAGACAACGAGGATGTGAACGACATCAGCATCCACGACGAACCAGCTGCAAAGAAGGCCAAGGTTGAGTAA
- the CDC53 gene encoding cullin CDC53: MSDTLPRSDDLEATWNFVKPGIDQILDRDGTSSLKTNRVQKVLSPRMYMEVYTAIYNYCVNKSRSTGHFQSDVIGKQMNQSSILVGGEIYENLKSYLKDYIANLKKDDNETFLNFYVRRWERFTIGAIFLNRVFDYMNRYWVQKERSDGKRHIFDAHTLCLMTWKEVMFETHKTELVHEILEQLDLQRRGELVNKTAITVAIKSFVILGIDPSDLKKLNLNVYIQNFEQLFLQNTKEYYTKMSNEFLQTHSVSEYIEKANECITFEEKDMVLYLDSHTTAPLSAALNQVLIANHAEELKREFITLLDRQDQRLIKLIYELMKRDYRMLPDLVDTFDTYIKRVGNEEIDKLLEAHQRNEANEPHSRKQAGLPPRDYLHCLIRVYKLFYNITIDCFDNHPAFAKALDYGCRCFINNNSFALPPGSPKSATSKTPEMLAKYSDQLLKRSTKNAEQIDLNVDDIMTVFKFLADKDAFEMHYRKNLAKRLIHGSSKSEADEEIIIQRLQSENSLEYTSKITKMLQDVKLSKNLHDEFTSFIAQDSDSSNTAREKIPELEPLILADNVWPFSYQPTEFTLPPILESSKNKLEAMYTEKHSGRVLKWLWPMSRGEIKAHIGKPGKPPFLFTVTIFQMAILALFNDISTLTFEQIQERTNLKATQIASNIYPFVKMRLLTQSPEGVDNMIRLDTKYTLNKPYRLSKTSVNFAAAVKNDLTFTSGINGSSLNEDEISEQKTAEKELNQQRLMFLRACIVRIMKAKRRLPHTSLMNECIAESQQRFNAKVPMIKKAIDNLIEQEYLKRTDDGECYEYLA; this comes from the coding sequence ATGTCAGATACCTTACCCAGATCGGATGATTTGGAAGCTACATGGAACTTTGTTAAGCCCGGAATTGATCAGATCTTAGATCGTGATGGAACTTCGAGTTTGAAAACAAATCGGGTGCAGAAAGTGCTTTCACCTAGAATGTATATGGAAGTTTACACTGCGATTTACAACTATTGTGTGAATAAATCCCGTTCTACAGGTCATTTCCAATCAGACGTAATTGGAAAACAAATGAATCAATCATCGATTCTTGTTGGTGGTGAAATTTATGAAAACTTGAAGTCATATTTGAAAGATTACATAGcaaacttgaagaaagatgaTAATGAAACGTTCTTGAATTTCTATGTGAGACGTTGGGAGAGATTTACCATCGGTGCAATCTTTTTGAACCGTGTATTCGACTACATGAACCGTTACTGGGttcaaaaggaaagaagTGATGGTAAAAGACATATTTTCGATGCACATACGTTATGTTTGATGACCTGGAAAGAAGTTATGTTCGAAACACACAAAACAGAATTGGTCCATGAGATTTTGGAACAGTTGGATTTGCAGCGTAGAGGGGAATTAGTCAACAAAACTGCTATAACAGTTGCAATCAAATCATTCGTCATTCTAGGGATTGATCCTTCagacttgaagaagttaaaTCTAAACGTTTACATCCAAAACTTCGAACAACTCTTCTTACAAAACACCAAGGAATACTATACCAAAATGTCAAATGAGTTTTTACAAACTCACTCTGTGTCTGAGTACATTGAAAAAGCAAACGAGTGCATtacttttgaagaaaaggatatGGTCCTTTACTTGGATTCTCATACTACAGCGCCACTATCTGCAGCATTAAACCAAGTTCTCATTGCAAATCACGCCGAGGAACTAAAGAGAGAGTTCATAACACTTTTAGATAGACAAGACCAAAGATTGATCAAACTAATATATGAGCTAATGAAAAGAGATTATAGAATGTTGCCTGATTTGGTGGATACCTTTGATACTTACATCAAGAGGGTTGGTAATGAGGAAATTGATAAGTTACTTGAAGCTCACCAAAGAAACGAAGCTAATGAGCCACACTCTAGAAAGCAAGCAGGATTACCCCCAAGAGATTACTTGCACTGTTTGATCAGGGTATACAAACTGTTCTACAATATAACAATTGACTGTTTCGATAACCATCCAGCCTTTGCAAAAGCCTTAGATTATGGGTGTCGATGCTTCATAAACAATAACTCATTTGCACTTCCACCAGGATCGCCAAAATCGGCTACTTCTAAAACACCAGAAATGTTGGCAAAATACAGTGACCAActattgaaaagatcaaccAAAAATGCTGAGCAGATAGATTTGAATGTAGATGACATTATGACTGTGTTCAAATTTTTAGCAGACAAGGATGCATTTGAAATGCACTACCGGAAAAACTTAGCCAAGAGGTTAATCCATGGATCATCTAAGTCAGAAGCAGATGAAGAGATTATCATTCAAAGGTTGCAATCTGAGAATAGTCTTGAATATACCAGCAAGATTACCAAGATGTTACAGGATGTCAAATTGTCTAAAAACTTACATGATGAGTTTACATCCTTCATTGCACAGGACAGTGACAGCTCAAATACGGCGCGCGAAAAAATTCCTGAATTGGAACCTTTGATTCTAGCAGATAATGTTTGGCCATTCAGCTATCAGCCAACCGAATTTACACTTCCACCAATTTTAGAGAGTAGTAAAAATAAACTAGAAGCCATGTATACTGAGAAACATTCAGGCAGAGTTTTGAAATGGTTGTGGCCAATGTCTCGTGGTGAGATCAAGGCACATATAGGGAAGCCGGGGAAGCCACCATTTTTGTTCACCGTAACGATATTTCAAATGGCAATCCTAGCACTATTCAACGACATTTCAACACTAACCTTTGAACAAATACAGGAGAGAACTAATTTGAAGGCTACTCAAATTGCATCTAATATATATCCATTTGTGAAGATGAGATTATTGACACAGTCGCCAGAAGGTGTTGACAACATGATTCGTCTAGACACCAAGTACACGTTAAACAAGCCTTACAGACTATCTAAGACGAGTGTAAACTTTGCAGCAGCTGTGAAGAACGACCTAACTTTCACATCGGGCATCAATGGCTCCTCTTTGAATGAAGACGAGATCAGCGAACAGAAGACAGCCGAAAAGGAATTAAACCAACAAAGATTGATGTTTTTACGCGCTTGTATAGTAAGAATCATGAAGGCCAAGAGAAGACTACCGCACACGTCGCTCATGAATGAATGTATTGCCGAATCGCAACAGCGCTTTAACGCGAAGGTACCCATGATCAAAAAGGCCATAGACAATCTAATCGAACAAGagtatttgaaaagaaccGACGATGGTGAATGCTACGAATACCTTGCATAA
- the SRF1 gene encoding phospholipase D regulator — MSAGSVERMHALSKGGKDGHVSPKKPKASPVAGLSLSGGDPSNENGQTPNILNAYSLDARTVPPFAVDTAAVSGNQRRSKRLESDQMFKDTFLMSHADKWSEFLQNAGSNPSYTSRIVLERKKHGESITTSDTKGHAVSKGRSTIVSHHTASSVAEKGEKSEKVGSSSITSETISDNKGYDYESTTDSSYNEEAERVRREILQDLDGEWEGGKRLDAIFNAPIPENYELSNQRDRSEWLKYIAQLKAFYYLKKEGSKASMEGHPYDNGMFHSLVNKGKDKFHDKKNSWASLERRKKQQWLPRIRRLLLQSQYLPLSLRFIIGILCIVSLSLATRIYQNSDSTVASIESSIPQQPSTIMALCVNSIAIVYLIYIGYDEFSGKPLGIRDPLGKLRLIMLDLLFIIFSSANLSLTFNTLYDSRWVCTSNGRSISDLPHVGYICHKQRALAAFLFLVLVTWVLTFTISIVRVVERVSSGSPRI; from the coding sequence ATGAGTGCAGGCAGCGTTGAACGAATGCATGCGCTGAGCAAAGGTGGTAAAGATGGCCATGTATCGCCCAAGAAGCCAAAAGCCTCTCCGGTAGCAGGCCTGTCGCTATCTGGCGGAGATCCTTCTAATGAAAATGGGCAAACaccaaatattttaaatGCATATTCATTGGACGCAAGAACAGTACCACCATTCGCTGTTGATACTGCTGCTGTCTCAGGAAACCAACGTCGATCGAAACGCTTGGAATCTGATCAGATGTTTAAGGATACATTTTTAATGTCTCATGCAGATAAGTGGAGTGAATTTCTCCAAAATGCCGGTAGCAATCCGTCTTATACGTCTCGGATAGTcttagaaagaaaaaagcaTGGAGAGTCTATCACGACTTCAGATACTAAGGGACATGCCGTTTCTAAAGGTAGATCTACCATTGTCAGTCATCATACCGCCTCTTCGGTAGCTGAAAAGGGTGAAAAGAGCGAAAAAGTAGGCTCTTCAAGCATAACAAGCGAGACCATTAGTGATAATAAAGGCTATGATTATGAAAGCACTACGGATAGTAGCTACAATGAGGAGGCCGAGAGAGTGAGACGGGAGATTTTGCAAGACTTAGATGGAGAGTGGGAAGGAGGGAAGCGGTTAGATGCCATATTTAATGCCCCAATACCTGAAAATTATGAACTAAGCAACCAAAGAGATAGAAGTGAATGGTTAAAATATATTGCCCAACTAAAAGCGTTCTattacttgaagaaggaggGATCAAAAGCAAGCATGGAAGGTCATCCATATGACAATGGTATGTTCCATTCTCTTGTAAATAAAGGAAAGGACAAGTTCcatgacaaaaaaaactccTGGGCATCGTTagagagaaggaaaaaacaacaatggtTACCAAGAATCCGCAGACTCTTGTTACAAAGTCAATACTTACCCTTATCTTTGCGTTTTATAATCGGAATTCTATGCATTGTCTCGTTGAGTTTGGCAACCAGGATATACCAAAACTCCGATTCAACAGTTGCTTCCATCGAGTCATCGATACCACAGCAACCTAGTACCATAATGGCACTTTGTGTTAACTCTATTGCTATAGTGTATTTGATATACATTGGGTATGATGAATTTTCTGGGAAACCTTTGGGTATTAGGGACCCTTTGGGAAAACTCCGACTCATCATGCTGGATTTATTATTCATAATTTTCTCCAGCGCAAATTTATCTCTAACATTTAACACACTATATGACAGTAGGTGGGTGTGTACCTCTAATGGACGTTCAATATCTGATTTACCTCACGTCGGGTACATTTGTCACAAACAAAGAGCGCTCGCTgcctttttatttttggttttggtgACGTGGGTCCTTACATTTACTATTAGTATAGTTAGAGTCGTTGAGAGAGTGAGCTCTGGAAGCCCAAGGATTTAA
- the MRX19 gene encoding Mrx19p: MYQVQVRSFSVFRTLKKHQEFGSTIKEYINNPVKLLVIPITNKKSYFYFKYSNELLNNDSRLIRYETKLANKAAKIWQNMQESDKSYNKKIVAWITKLLDRIPWTESSLQTIPSESYILKRIESGSKTNVTFHEYERAKNDSSVVSMKPKPICVYFPKSILNESTINKQLKELADAGQQYNKKYAALCAVGIPITFPLILVPVVPNVPGFYLAYRLYCNAKAYFGAKHLESLIKSEDQTLEMRNLVQYSDILQGANSMQARNEREEVVLLRESDLDRILDSLEIHEISTDLRKAIRQETSRLECQSKD, translated from the coding sequence ATGTATCAAGTTCAAGTACGCTCATTCTCTGTTTTCCGAACATTAAAGAAACACCAAGAATTCGGTTCCACGATAAAGGAATATATCAATAATCCTGTTAAGCTATTAGTGATACCGATAACAAATAAAAAGtcatatttttatttcaagtACTCTAATGAGTTATTGAATAATGATTCAAGGTTAATTAGGTATGAGACTAAACTTGCGAACAAAGCTGCCAAAATATGGCAAAACATGCAAGAGTCTGACAAAAGTTATAACAAGAAGATAGTTGCGTGGATCACAAAGCTTTTAGATAGGATACCATGGACTGAAAGCTCGTTACAGACAATTCCATCCGAATCATATATATTGAAGCGGATCGAGAGTGGGTCCAAGACTAATGTGACTTTCCATGAATACGAAAGGGCAAAGAATGATAGTTCCGTCGTTTCAATGAAACCGAAACCAATCTGCGTGTACTTCCCTAAAAGTATTTTAAATGAGTCAACTATAAATAAACAGTTGAAAGAACTTGCGGATGCAGGACAGCAATACAATAAAAAGTACGCAGCTCTTTGTGCTGTTGGAATTCCTATTACCTTCCCTTTAATCCTTGTTCCAGTGGTACCAAACGTTCCGGGGTTTTACTTAGCCTACAGATTATACTGCAACGCCAAGGCATATTTCGGAGCGAAACATCTGGAGTCATTAATAAAAAGCGAAGATCAAACACTTGAAATGAGAAATTTAGTGCAATATTCAGACATATTACAAGGTGCTAATAGTATGCAGGCGAGAAacgaaagagaagaagtcGTTTTACTACGGGAGTCCGATTTGGATAGGATTTTAGACAGTTTGGAGATTCATGAGATATCTACGGATTTGAGAAAAGCGATCCGTCAAGAGACATCCCGCCTAGAGTGCCAGAGTAAGGACTAG
- the VMA1 gene encoding H(+)-transporting V1 sector ATPase subunit A produces the protein MAGALENARKELKRVSLEDHAESEYGSIYSVSGPVVIAENMIGCAMYELVKVGHDNLVGEVIRIDGEKATIQVYEETTGVTVGDPVLRTGKPLSVELGPGLMETIYDGIQRPLKAIKEISQSIYIPRGIDAPALSRSIKWQFTPGKYQVGDHITGGDIFGTIFENSLLDDHKILLPPRARGTVTWIAPAGEYTVDEKILELEFDGVKYDHSMYHTWPVRVPRPVTEKLAADYPLLTGQRVLDSLFPCVQGGTTCIPGAFGCGKTVISQSLSKYSNSDVIIYVGCGERGNEMAEVLMEFPELYTEISGRKEPIMKRTTLVANTSNMPVAAREASIYTGITLAEYFRDQGKNVSMIADSSSRWAEALREISGRLGEMPADQGFPAYLGAKLASFYERAGKAVALGSPDRIGSVSIVAAVSPAGGDFSDPVTTSTLGITQVFWGLDKKLAQRKHFPSINTSVSYSKYTNVLGKFYESNYPEFPVLRDRMKEILSNAEELEQVVQLVGKSALSDGDKITLDIASLIKEDFLQQNGYSTYDAFCPIWKTYDMMKAFIAYHDEAQKSVSNGANWAKLSEATRDVKHAVSSSKFFEPSRGEKEVHAEFEKLLTNIQDRFAESTD, from the coding sequence ATGGCTGGTGCTTTAGAAAACGCCCGTAAGGAATTGAAGAGGGTTTCCCTCGAAGACCATGCTGAAAGTGAGTATGGTTCTATTTACTCTGTGTCTGGTCCTGTTGTTATTGCAGAAAACATGATTGGGTGTGCAATGTACGAATTAGTCAAGGTCGGACACGATAACTTGGTGGGTGAAGTCATTCGTATTGATGGTGAGAAGGCCACAATCCAAGTTTACGAGGAAACCACTGGTGTTACCGTTGGTGACCCTGTCCTAAGAACTGGTAAGCCATTGTCTGTTGAACTTGGTCCTGGTTTGATGGAGACCATTTATGATGGTATTCAAAGACCGTTAAAGGCTATTAAGGAGATTTCGCAATCCATCTATATTCCAAGAGGTATCGATGCTCCAGCTCTAAGCAGATCCATCAAATGGCAATTTACTCCAGGTAAGTACCAAGTTGGTGATCACATTACTGGTGGTGACATCTTTGGTaccatctttgaaaactcACTTTTGGATGATCACAAGATCTTGTTACCTCCAAGAGCTAGAGGTACCGTCACGTGGATTGCACCTGCCGGTGAATACACCGTTGATGAAAAGATCTTGGAACTAGAGTTTGATGGTGTCAAGTACGACCATTCTATGTACCACACATGGCCTGTTCGTGTCCCAAGACCAGTCACAGAAAAATTAGCTGCCGACTATCCATTGCTTACTGGGCAAAGAGTTTTGGACTCTCTATTCCCATGTGTTCAAGGTGGTACTACTTGTATTCCAGGTGCATTCGGTTGTGGTAAGACTGTTATTTCACAATCCCTATCAAAGTATTCCAACTCTGATGTGATTATCTACGTCGGTTGTGGTGAAAGAGGTAACGAGATGGCTGAAGTCTTGATGGAATTCCCAGAATTGTACACTGAGATCAGCGGTAGAAAGGAGCCTATCATGAAGCGTACCACTTTGGTCGCTAACACTTCTAATATGCCTGTGGCTGCTAGAGAAGCATCTATTTACACTGGTATTACTTTGGCTGAATACTTCAGAGATCAAGGTAAGAACGTCTCCATGATTGctgattcttcttcaagatggGCTGAAGCGTTAAGAGAAATTTCTGGTCGTTTAGGAGAAATGCCTGCTGATCAAGGTTTCCCAGCATACTTGGGTGCCAAATTGGCGTCTTTCTATGAAAGAGCAGGTAAGGCTGTCGCGCTAGGTTCTCCTGACCGTATCGGTTCTGTTTCTATCGTCGCCGCTGTGTCACCAGCTGGTGGTGATTTCTCAGATCCAGTTACTACTTCTACATTGGGTATTACTCAAGTGTTTTGGGGTTTGGATAAGAAATTGGCTCAAAGAAAGCATTTCCCATCTATTAACACTTCCGTTTCATACTCCAAGTACACCAATGTTTTAGGTAAGTTTTACGAATCAAACTACCCAGAATTCCCCGTTCTAAGAGACCGTATGAAGGAAATTCTATCCAATGCAGAGgaacttgaacaagttgttCAGTTAGTCGGTAAGTCTGCTTTATCAGATGGTGACAAGATTACCTTAGACATTGCTTCTTTGATCAAGGAAGATTTCCTACAACAAAACGGTTATTCTACATACGATGCATTCTGTCCGATCTGGAAGACATACGACATGATGAAGGCATTTATTGCTTACCATGATGAAGCTCAAAAATCTGTATCTAATGGTGCCAACTGGGCCAAGTTGTCTGAGGCAACACGTGATGTCAAGCATgctgtttcttcatccaagtTCTTTGAACCAAGCAGaggtgaaaaagaagttcatgCAGAGTTCGAGAAATTGTTGACCAATATTCAAGATAGATTTGCTGAATCCACCgattga
- the PPH22 gene encoding phosphoprotein phosphatase 2A catalytic subunit PPH22, which produces MDVDTDVPMHDAVEDQLDPTLDEGSTGYDNGLTNLSPGTSGIADNKSAKPVELTSSSIGQLDGWLEKLSQCQYLSEEDVGKLCKMAVDVLQFEDNVQPVSVPVTICGDVHGQFHDLIELFKIGGPCPDTNYLFMGDYVDRGYYSVETVSYLVALKVRYPNRITILRGNHESRQITQVYGFYDECLRKYGSANVWKMFTDLFDYFPITALVDNKIFCLHGGLSPMIETIDQVRELNRIQEVPHEGPMCDLLWSDPDDRGGWGISPRGAGFTFGQDISEQFNHTNNLSLIARAHQLVMEGYAWSHQQSVVTIFSAPNYCYRCGNQAAIMEVDDTLNRQFLQYDPSVRPGEPTVSRKTPDYFL; this is translated from the coding sequence ATGGACGTTGATACGGATGTTCCTATGCATGATGCAGTTGAAGATCAATTGGATCCCACTTTAGATGAGGGTTCTACAGGATACGACAATGGGTTGACCAATTTGTCGCCTGGGACTTCAGGAATAGCAGATAATAAATCAGCAAAGCCTGTGGAACTGACTTCCTCGAGCATTGGTCAATTGGATGGTTGGTTAGAGAAGCTAAGTCAATGCCAGTATCTATCGGAGGAGGATGTGGGAAAGCTATGTAAAATGGCTGTTGATGTTCTTCAGTTTGAGGATAACGTACAACCGGTTTCTGTTCCAGTTACGATATGTGGTGATGTGCATGGGCAGTTTCATGACTTAATCGAACTATTCAAGATAGGTGGGCCATGTCCCGATACCAACTACTTGTTCATGGGTGATTACGTCGATAGAGGTTATTACTCAGTAGAAACGGTGTCTTATTTGGTCGCATTAAAAGTTCGGTACCCAAACAGAATCACTATTCTTAGAGGTAACCACGAATCCAGACAGATTACCCAAGTTTACGGTTTTTATGACGAATGTCTAAGGAAATATGGTAGTGCCAACGTTTGGAAAATGTTTACAGATCTGTTTGATTACTTCCCAATCACTGCATTAGTCGACAATaaaatcttttgtttgCACGGTGGTCTCTCGCCAATGATTGAAACAATTGATCAGGTAAGAGAACTAAATAGAATACAGGAAGTTCCCCATGAGGGACCCATGTGCGACCTACTATGGTCAGATCCAGACGATAGAGGTGGTTGGGGTATAAGTCCAAGAGGTGCAGGTTTCACGTTTGGTCAAGACATTAGTGAGCAATTCAACCACACAAATAATCTATCATTAATTGCAAGAGCTCATCAATTGGTAATGGAGGGTTATGCCTGGTCGCACCAACAAAGCGTAGTTACTATCTTCAGTGCACCAAACTACTGTTATAGATGTGGTAACCAAGCAGCTATTATGGAAGTGGATGATACGCTTAATAGACAATTCCTTCAGTATGATCCGTCAGTGAGACCTGGAGAACCAACTGTGAGTAGAAAGACTCCAGATTATTTCTTATGA
- a CDS encoding 2-oxo-4-hydroxy-4-carboxy-5-ureidoimidazoline decarboxylase — protein sequence MTRLPNFNDFLSLELPAQVDVLDVLFEHTDSLVWFTLQNKQFMSGRWSSYKEFLEAIRSRLQQVCDDTEKEGISSRGVDHLANIIGAHPRLGEPKAKLSEHSKREQSKLTGTGNNSPDVLAKLKQLNDKYESTYEGLKFVVFVNGRSYEQISKVMEQRINSGNSWFQECRLAVDEMVDIALDRLDKCSEMKGKI from the coding sequence ATGACTAGACTACCTAATTTCAACGACTTTTTGAGTTTGGAATTGCCTGCCCAAGTAGACGTCTTAGATGTCTTATTTGAGCATACTGATTCGCTTGTTTGGTTCACGCTTCAGAATAAGCAATTTATGTCTGGCAGATGGAGTTCCTATAAAGAATTTCTCGAAGCCATCAGGAGTAGATTACAGCAGGTCTGCGATGACAcggaaaaagaaggtattaGCAGCCGAGGAGTAGATCATTTGGCTAACATAATTGGAGCTCATCCGAGACTAGGGGAACCGAAGGCAAAACTTTCTGAACACTCTAAAAGAGAACAATCGAAACTTACAGGTACCGGTAATAACTCCCCTGATGTTCTTGCCAAGTTGAAGCAGTTGAACGATAAGTACGAATCAACGTATGAGGGGTTAAAATTCGTTGTTTTTGTTAACGGAAGATCTTATGAGCAGATCAGTAAGGTTATGGAGCAAAGGATAAACTCTGGTAACTCATGGTTCCAGGAGTGTCGGTTAGCCGTGGACGAGATGGTCGACATTGCGCTTGATAGATTAGATAAATGTAGCGAAATGAAAGGAAAAATATGA